The window CCTTGATCTCGGTATAGGCGAAAAACGAGGTGCCGCCGCTCAGATAATAGGGAATATCGTGTTCGCGCAGGGCCTGTTCGAACAGCCGGGACTGGTGATTGCCGCGATAGAGAATCGCGTAATCGGCATACTGGGTGCGCTGCACGAACATGTGATGCATGATCTCCGAGATCACCTGTTCCGCCTCGTGCTGATCGTGGCGGGTACAAATCACCCGGATCGGATCGCCGTAACCCAGCTCACTCCATAATCGTTTTTCGAAGACATGCGGGTTGCTGGCGATCAGCCGGTTGGCGGCCTTGAGGATACAGCCGGTGGAACGGTAATTCTGCTCCAGTTTGATCACCTTCAGTCTGGGATAGTCCTGTTGCAACAGCGACAGGTTCTCCGGCTGGGCACCGCGCCAGGCATAGATGGACTGATCATCATCGCCCACCACGGTCAGGTTGCCGCGCACACCGCACAATTGCTTGACCAGTTCGTACTGGGTGGAGTTGGTGTCCTGGTATTCATCCACCAGCAGGTGACGAATCCGGTTTTGCCAGCGTTCGAGAATCTCCGGGTGTTCGCGAAACAGGATCACCGGCAGCATGATCAGATCGTCGAAGTCGACCGCGTTGTAGGTCTTCAGATAATGACGATACTGTTCGTACAGCAGGGCCGCGGCGGTTTTATTCGCATCCCCGTCGGCCAGTTGCAGAGCCTGTTCGGGCAGAACGAACTCGCTTTTCCAGCGCGAAATCTGCCACAGCATGCGCTCGGCCTGGCCGCCGTCATCGCCGAAGGAACGTTTCATCAACTCCTTGAGCAGGTGCGTGCTGTCGGCACTGTCGTAGATGGAAAAACCGGATTTGAACTCCAGCGCCTTGTATTCGCGACGCAGAATATCCAGCCCCAGGGTATGGAAGGTGGAGACCCGCAGCCCCTTGCCGGCGTCGCCGCGCAGCAGCTTGCCGACCCGCTCTTTCATCTCCCGTGCCGCCTTGTTGGTAAAGGTGACCGCGGCGATGTGCCGGGCGTCGATGGCGCACTCCTGGATCAGGTAGGCGATCTTGTGGGTGATGACCCGGGTCTTGCCGCTGCCGGCCCCGGCCAGCACCAGGCACGGCCCGTCAATGTGGCGCACGGCCTGGTTTTGTCGGGGATTGAGAATCGTGGACATGAACGCTGACAACTCCTGCTAAGGGGACATTGTAGTGGGGCGGGTCGGTGCGGTCGATATTGACATTCGAGCCGGGATAGCGCAGTCCCCGGCGTCGGCGTTTTGACCCAAGTTATTGTTTAATAAGGATTATTATGCCGGTCCGACGTTGTTCCAGAAGATCGCACGTGCTACTATGTGAAACTGTTTACATAGAGTCAGCCTGTCTGTTGGCCGGCCGCATCGCCGGCGCACAATCCGTCATTCGTCCCCTTTGTCTGCCCCGCCCCGCGGGGCGGTCGTGTCTTCGCGACGAGCAGGTTGACCCGGATTCCGGAGAATGAAATGACCAGCGTAATGCCACTGCCCGAACAGCGGGCGTTTGCCGAAGAGCCATTCGAGCCACGTCGCTTTCTGGTGTATACCGAACGGCACCTGGACAAGATCGCGCCTTTGAAAAAACTGACGGACCAGCAGCGCTTTGAAATGCGCGTGGTCGCCAGCGTGCTGCCGTTTCGGGTCAATCAGTATGTGATCGACGAGCTCATCGACTGGCACAATATCCCGGCCGATCCGGTTTTTCAGCTCACCTTTCCGCAGCGTGGCATGCTCGCTGAAGCCGACTTCGAGCGCATGGCCGAAGCGTTGCGCAGCGAAGATAAGGCCACGATTCAGGCCGTGGCCAGCGACATTCGCGCCGGGCTCAATCCCCATCCGGCCGGCCAGCAGCTGCTCAACGTGCCGCAGATGAACGCGCAGACCTTGGACGGCATTCAGCACAAGTATCGCGAGACCATCCTGTTTTTCCCCAGCCAGGGCCAGGTCTGTCATAGCTATTGTTCTTTCTGCTTCCGCTGGGCCCAGTTTATCGGCGACAAGGAACTGCGCTTCTCCGCCAAGGAAGCCGATCATCTGCATGATTATCTGAAGCAGCATAAAAACATCAGCGATCTGCTGATCACCGGCGGCGATCCCATGGTGATGAAAACCCAGCACCTGGTGAACTATCTCGAGCCGCTGATGCAGCCACAGTTCGATCACATCCAGACCATCCGTATCGGCACCAAGTCATTGACCTTCTGGCCGCAACGTTATGTGACCGACGAGGATGCCGACGACTTGCTGGAACTGTTATCGCGACTGACCCGGGCAGGGAAACATGTCGCCCTGATGGCCCATTTCAATCACTGGCGGGAAATGGACACCGACATCGCGCGCGAGGCGATCCGCCGGATTCGCGAAACCGGCGCGGTGATTCGCACCCAGGCTCCCTTGCTGCGGCATATCAATGACGATGCGCGGATCTGGGCCACTATGTGGCGCGAACAGGTCCGGCTGGGACTGGTGCCCTATTACCTGTTCGTCGAGCGCGACACCGGCGCCAAACAGTATTTCGAGGTACCGCTGGCCCGCGCCTGGGATATCTACCGCGAGGCAATGCAGCAAGTCTCCGGCCTCGGGCGCACCGCCCGCGGGCCATCCATGAGCGCCGGTCCCGGCAAAGTGGAGATCCAGGGAGTGAGCGAGATCAACGGCGAGAAAGTCTTCGTCCTGCGCTTCATCCAGGCGCGCAACCCCGAGTGGGTCCAGCGCCCCTTCTTCGCGCAGTACGATGAAAACGCCACCTGGCTCGATCAGCTCAAACCGGCCTTCGGCGAGGAGAAATTCTTCTTCGAGGACGAATACCAGGCCATGCTCTCAGGCGAAATCAGTCCTCGGGTCGTCTGACCACCCGGCCCCTTGGGCCGGGAGTGCCGAGGGACGAGGTACGAGTGACGAGGAAATGATTACCGAGGGTCAGGTTTATTGATTCCTCGTCACTCGGCCCTCGTCACTCGTCCCTGTTAGTTAGGATGACTGAAGTGCCCGTGCCGGGCGCGGTGCATCATGTAGCGAAAATCTTCGCCGGAGACGTGGACCAGTTCGGCGTGATCGCCGGCTTCAAAGTAGACATCCGGGGAGGCCTCCAGGGTTTCGTCCACGGCAGTCTCGTAACCGAAGGCCTCGGCGACGGGCGGGACCGCGCCTTTGGAGCAGTCGCCGAACAATTTTGCGATCTCCTTTTCGTTCGCCAGGCTCAGTTTGCGGTGCAGATCGCGATTGAGTTCGCCCAGATCCAGCTTGTGCGAGGCGGGGATCACCGCGACCAGATAACCCTGTTCGTCTTTCAGTACCACCGGTTTGGCAAACTGGCGGCCCGGAATGTGGGCCATGGCCGCGGTGCGCAGGCTGCCGGTGACAAAGGCGTGATGCAGCAGCTCGTAATCGACGCCTTTCCATTCCAGGTATTCGAGTAATCTTATAGAGATGGTCATGATGTATCCTCCTGATCATCAGTGCATCTATAACAGAGACTGAGTGATCCGATTTTGCGGGCGTGGCGCGGGAGCAAACCGGAATGTCGCAAAAAACGCGTCAGCCCCTGTCTAACTATAGTCAACAATCGGCGGCTGCAAAGCGGTTATAGGCATGATAAAACTGTCAACACAATGCCAATAAAAACGATTCCCCATGCCAAGTGAAGAACTGCGATTTATCACCGCTCCCGACGGGGTGCGGCTGGGCTATAAGCTGGTCAGCCAGGGCCCGCAGGCCCCCACGCTAGTCATGTTGCACGGCTTAGCGAGCAATCACAGCCGCTGGAGCGAGTTTGTCGCCAACACCGAATTGCGTCGCGACTGGAATCTGCTGCGTCCGGATCTGCGCGGCCACAGCTATTCGATGACCCGCAGGACCTATCACCGCGAGCACTGGTGCGAGGATCTGGCGGCGATCCTGCGGCAGGAAAAGCTGCACAACGTGGTCATTCTCGGTCACAGTCTCGGTGCCCAGATCGCCATGGATTTCGCGCGGCGTTACCCGGCATTGTGCGGCGGACTGATCCTGCTGGATCCGGTCTTCCCCGAACTGCTGCATGGCCGGCTGGGCAAGGCGCGCCGTTTTCGACCGTTGTTGTGGCTGATCGTCAGGTTATTGCGTCTGGGGTACGCGCTGGGCCTGGGCAAGCGGGAGTTTCCGATCCGCGATCTGCATGCGCTGGATGTCAAAACCCGCGAACTGCTCAAGCAGACTTCGGCTTCGGAGATCGCCCGCCTGTATACCAATCCGCGGGTGGACCTGGAGTTCATCCCGCTGGCCAACTATCTGCAGGATGTGCTGGAGGTGGTGCGTCCGCTGCCCGACTATACGCAGATTAGCCAGCCGGTGCGGGTGCTGCTCTCCACCGGCACCTCGCTGAGCGATCACCGGGCCCTGGAGGAAAAGATCGCCCGCATCCCCAAAAGCGATATCGTGCCGGTGCACTGCAACCACTGGCCCATGACCGAAAAGCCCGAGGAAGTGCGCCAGATCATCGAGTCCACCTGCCGGCAGTGGGCCGAGCAAGGTCAAGTCCCTGCAGCGGGAGTCGATAACCTCAGGACAAATGAATAAATAAAAATCCACACGAGGTTATCCACCATGAGCGAGAAAATAAAAGTGGCCCTGCTGGGTCTGGGCAATGTCGGCCAGCAGTTTGCCGAGGCCTTTCTGGAAATCATTCAGGAAAAGGGGAAGCCGGTTGAAATTGTCGCCGTGGCGCACCGCCATCTCGACTCGCCGGTGGCACTGGGCTTTTCCCAGAGTGGCGTTCCCGTCTACGAGGATCCGCTGGAGGTCGCCAAACTGGGTGAAAAGGTCGATATCATTTTCGATGTAACCGGTGATGAAAGCCTGCGCCAGGGTCTGCGCCAGGCGATGGCCGATTCCGGCAACCGCCATACGGTCATTGTGCCCGAGAGCGTGGCCAAGCTGATGTACCTGTTCTTCGAGGAAGGCAACCAGCTGATCGGCGGCGAGGTGGGCGGTGGTTATTGAGCGTTACGGCTCGACCACCTGCTGCAATGGCCGATCCAGCTTGCGATAGGCAATCGCCTCGCTGATGTGCGCCGCGCTGATCGCCTCGACCCCGGCCAGATCGGCGATGGTCCGGGCCAGCTTCAGAACCCGGTGATAGGCTCGCGCCGATAATCCCAGCCGGGTGATCGCCGTTTGCAGCAAGCGGGCCGGTTCTTCCTCCAGCCGGCAAACCTGCTCCAGCCGGGTATTGTCCAGTCGCGCATTGGCCATGCCGCTGCGGGCCAGTTGCCGGGCGCGGGCGGTTTCCACCCGTTCGCGAACCCGCGCGCTGGGCTCTTCCCGGACCGGGTTGTCCTGATGCAACACGTCCAGGGAGACGCTCGGCACCTCCACGTGCATGTCGATCCGATCCAGCAGCGGCCCCGACAGCTTGGCCCGATAGCGGGCGACCTGATCCGGTGTGCAGCGGCAGCGACCGCTTGCATCACCGTAGTAGCCGCACGGACAGGGGTTCATGGCGGCGATCAGCTGAAAGCGGGCCGGGAAGTCAGCCTGGCGCGTGGCCCGCGAGATGGTAATCATGCCGCTCTCCAGGGGCTCGCGCAGCACCTCCAGGACGCGGCGATCGAACTCGGGCAACTCATCCAGAAACATCACCCCGTGATGGGCCAGCGAGATCTCTCCCGGTCGCGGGTGACTGCCGCCGCCCACCAGCGCCACCGCCGAGGCGGTGTGGTGCGGGGCGCGAAACGGGCGCACCTTCCAGCGGCTGCGATCGAACCCCTGATGGCTGATGGACTGCACGGCCGCGCTTTGCATTGCCTCCTCGTCGCTCATGGTCGGCAGGATCCCCGGCAGGCGCCGCGCCAGCATCGACTTGCCGGTACCCGGCGGGCCGACCATCAACAGGCTGTGTTCCCCGGCGGCGGCGATTTCCAGCGCCCGTCTGGCCTGATGCTGGGCGCGTACCTCGGCCAGATCCGGCTGCGGGGCGGACGCGATGGTTGGCGTGTCACCCGGCTCGCTGAGCGCCAGGCTCTGCTGGCCAATCAGGTGGGCGCAGACCTCGCTTAAATGATCGGCGCCTCGGACCTCGGCGGCCTGAACCAGCGTGGCCTCGGCCAGGTTATCGCGCGGCACAACCAGCCGACGCCCCGCCTGGCCGCTGTGCAGGGCGGCTGGCAGGGCGCCGCGCACCGCGCGCAACTGCCCGCCGAGAGCCAGTTCGCCGAGAAACTCATACTTTTCCAGCTCGTTGGCGGGAAGCTGGCCGGAAGCGGCCAGAATGCCCAGCGCGATAGCCAGATCGAAGCGACCGCCCTCCTTGGGCAGATCGGCCGGCGCCAGGTTGACGGTAATGCGCCGGGCCGGATATTCGAAGCGGCTGTTGAGCAGGGCGGCGCGTACCCGGTCCTTGCTCTCTTTGACCTCGGTCTCCGGCAGGCCCACGATGGAGAGACCGGGCAGGCCGTTGGAGAGATGGGTTTCCACGCTGACCAGCGGGGCGTCGACGCCGCACTGGGCGCGGGTGTAGACCACTGCAAGACTCATGACAGTTTCCCTTGTCTGCGGCAGGCCGGGCAGGCCTGCAACTTTTCCTTATCGTCCACCGATTTTTATACGAACCGCCGGTGGATGCAACCGCCTGGCAGGGAATCTCACCACCAAGGTACGAAGACACCAAGAAAATCATACTTCCCTGGATTAGCCAGATAGAGATA of the Thiohalophilus sp. genome contains:
- the rep gene encoding DNA helicase Rep, coding for MSTILNPRQNQAVRHIDGPCLVLAGAGSGKTRVITHKIAYLIQECAIDARHIAAVTFTNKAAREMKERVGKLLRGDAGKGLRVSTFHTLGLDILRREYKALEFKSGFSIYDSADSTHLLKELMKRSFGDDGGQAERMLWQISRWKSEFVLPEQALQLADGDANKTAAALLYEQYRHYLKTYNAVDFDDLIMLPVILFREHPEILERWQNRIRHLLVDEYQDTNSTQYELVKQLCGVRGNLTVVGDDDQSIYAWRGAQPENLSLLQQDYPRLKVIKLEQNYRSTGCILKAANRLIASNPHVFEKRLWSELGYGDPIRVICTRHDQHEAEQVISEIMHHMFVQRTQYADYAILYRGNHQSRLFEQALREHDIPYYLSGGTSFFAYTEIKDIMSYLKLITNPDDDNAFRRIINTPRRELGPATLEKLTEYAMGRGHSLFVSAMEFGLSQVLSERAAEKLQRFCHWILDLQHQAEGDAPASVVKRLIVDIDYERYLLDNSRDEIIAERKLENVNELANWIERLAKANPDASLNELVAKLTLLDTLDRNEEDERGNRVHLMTLHAAKGLEFPHVYLVGMEEMLLPHRSSIEEENLEEERRLAYVGITRAQKTLTLTYANQRKRHGEMQECSPSRFIDELPDEDLKWSGEGVQMDPEERQERGQAHLANLRSMLLTGTSNE
- a CDS encoding YbaK/EbsC family protein, translating into MTISIRLLEYLEWKGVDYELLHHAFVTGSLRTAAMAHIPGRQFAKPVVLKDEQGYLVAVIPASHKLDLGELNRDLHRKLSLANEKEIAKLFGDCSKGAVPPVAEAFGYETAVDETLEASPDVYFEAGDHAELVHVSGEDFRYMMHRARHGHFSHPN
- a CDS encoding alpha/beta hydrolase; amino-acid sequence: MPSEELRFITAPDGVRLGYKLVSQGPQAPTLVMLHGLASNHSRWSEFVANTELRRDWNLLRPDLRGHSYSMTRRTYHREHWCEDLAAILRQEKLHNVVILGHSLGAQIAMDFARRYPALCGGLILLDPVFPELLHGRLGKARRFRPLLWLIVRLLRLGYALGLGKREFPIRDLHALDVKTRELLKQTSASEIARLYTNPRVDLEFIPLANYLQDVLEVVRPLPDYTQISQPVRVLLSTGTSLSDHRALEEKIARIPKSDIVPVHCNHWPMTEKPEEVRQIIESTCRQWAEQGQVPAAGVDNLRTNE
- a CDS encoding YifB family Mg chelatase-like AAA ATPase, whose amino-acid sequence is MSLAVVYTRAQCGVDAPLVSVETHLSNGLPGLSIVGLPETEVKESKDRVRAALLNSRFEYPARRITVNLAPADLPKEGGRFDLAIALGILAASGQLPANELEKYEFLGELALGGQLRAVRGALPAALHSGQAGRRLVVPRDNLAEATLVQAAEVRGADHLSEVCAHLIGQQSLALSEPGDTPTIASAPQPDLAEVRAQHQARRALEIAAAGEHSLLMVGPPGTGKSMLARRLPGILPTMSDEEAMQSAAVQSISHQGFDRSRWKVRPFRAPHHTASAVALVGGGSHPRPGEISLAHHGVMFLDELPEFDRRVLEVLREPLESGMITISRATRQADFPARFQLIAAMNPCPCGYYGDASGRCRCTPDQVARYRAKLSGPLLDRIDMHVEVPSVSLDVLHQDNPVREEPSARVRERVETARARQLARSGMANARLDNTRLEQVCRLEEEPARLLQTAITRLGLSARAYHRVLKLARTIADLAGVEAISAAHISEAIAYRKLDRPLQQVVEP